The Euphorbia lathyris chromosome 3, ddEupLath1.1, whole genome shotgun sequence genome contains a region encoding:
- the LOC136223542 gene encoding proteasome subunit alpha type-7, which yields MARYDRAITVFSPDGHLFQVEYALEAVRKGNAAVGVRGTDVVVLGVEKKSTAKLQDARSVRKIVSLDDHVALVCAGLKADARVLVNKARIECQSHKLTVEDPVTVEYITRYIAGLQQKYTQSGGVRPFGLSTLIVGFDPHTGVPSLYQTDPSGAFSAWKANATGRNSNSMREFLEKNFKETSGQETVKLAIRALLEVVESGGKNIEIAVMTKEHGLRQLEEAEIDAIVAEIEAEKAAAEAAKKAPPKET from the exons ATGGCTAGATACGATCGCGCAATTACAGTCTTCTCTCCGGATGGGCATTTGTTCCAGGTGGAGTACGCTCTCGAAGCCGTCCGCAAAGGAAACGCTGCTGTTGGCGTTCGTGGCACTGACGTCGTCGTTCTCGGCGTCGAGAAGAAATCCACGGCCAAACTTCAAGACGCTAG ATCAGTGAGGAAGATTGTTTCTTTGGATGATCACGTAGCACTTGTATGTGCTGGGTTGAAAGCAGATGCACGTGTTTTGGTCAACAAGGCTCGCATTGAGTGTCAGAGCCATAAGCTTACTGTCGAGGATCCTGTAACTGTTGAATATATAACGCGTTACATTGCAGGCCTACAACAGAAATATACACAAAGTGGTGGTGTAAGACCATTTGGTCTTTCAACGTTGATTGTTGGTTTTGATCCTCATACAGGTGTTCCATCTCTTTATCAGACTGATCCATCAGGAGCATTTTCAGCATGGAAAGCTAATGCTACTGGGAGAAACTCAAATTCTATGAGGGAGTTTTTAGAAAAGAACTTCAAAGAAACTTCTGGGCAAGAAACTGTTAAGTTAGCAATTCGGGCTTTGCTTGAG GTTGTTGAGAGTGGGGGAAAGAACATAGAAATTGCTGTGATGACAAAAGAGCATGGCCTCCGGCAACTTGAAGAAGCAGAAATAGATGCTATTGTTGCTGAAATTGAAGCGGAAAAAGCAGCAGCAGAGGCTGCAAAGAAAGCTCCTCCAAAAGAAACCTAG